In a genomic window of Venatoribacter cucullus:
- the oadA gene encoding sodium-extruding oxaloacetate decarboxylase subunit alpha, producing MPVSKKLGITDVVLRDAHQSILATRMRIDDMLPIASKLDQVGYWSLESWGGATFDSCIRFLGEDPWDRIREFKKAMPNTQQQMLLRGQNLLGYRHYADDVVEKFVERAATNGVDVFRVFDAMNDPRNLETALKAVKKQGKHAQATLSYTTSPVHTLEAWVSLAKQIEDMGADSIAIKDMAGVLTPYAAFELVSRLKAQTDLEVQLHAHATAGLSDMTILKAVEAGIDRVDTAISSMSMTYGHTATESVVAALAGTERDTGLDLLLIEEIAAYFREVRKKYAKFEGALKGTDSRILVAQVPGGMLTNMENQLREQGASDKFDAVLAEIPRVREDLGWIPLVTPTSQIVGTQAVLNVLSGERYKSISKETQGILKGEYGAAPAAMNAELQARVLDGKEAITCRPADLIENELDKVIADVEKLAAEKGFKLATDKIDDALTYAMFPQIAPKFLANRGNPDAFEPAPKGDAEDTYTITVDGNEYVVKVNEGGDVTQLAAVNGAPTSLGGSAPAAGAAPVAAGGGEPVASPLAGNIFKVLVQPGDQVAEGDLVLILEAMKMETEIRAPKAGTIGSVTAKEGTAVKVGDTLYTIA from the coding sequence CCGATTGCGTCCAAACTCGATCAGGTTGGTTACTGGTCACTCGAATCCTGGGGCGGCGCTACGTTCGACTCCTGCATTCGTTTCCTCGGTGAAGATCCCTGGGATCGTATCCGTGAATTCAAAAAAGCCATGCCGAACACCCAACAGCAAATGCTGCTGCGTGGTCAGAACCTGCTGGGCTACCGTCATTATGCCGATGACGTGGTAGAAAAATTTGTTGAGCGCGCTGCCACCAATGGTGTGGATGTATTCCGCGTGTTCGACGCCATGAACGATCCGCGCAACCTGGAAACTGCTTTAAAAGCAGTTAAAAAACAGGGCAAACACGCGCAGGCCACGCTGTCTTACACCACCAGCCCGGTACACACGCTGGAAGCCTGGGTAAGCCTGGCCAAACAAATCGAAGATATGGGTGCCGATTCCATCGCCATTAAAGATATGGCCGGTGTACTCACTCCGTATGCTGCTTTCGAGCTGGTATCCCGTCTGAAAGCCCAGACTGACCTGGAAGTGCAGCTGCACGCCCATGCCACCGCCGGTCTGTCTGATATGACCATTCTGAAAGCCGTTGAAGCCGGTATTGACCGTGTGGATACCGCTATTTCTTCTATGTCTATGACGTATGGCCACACCGCTACTGAGTCTGTGGTGGCGGCCCTGGCCGGTACCGAGCGTGACACTGGTCTGGATCTGTTGCTGATCGAAGAAATTGCTGCTTACTTCCGTGAAGTCCGTAAGAAGTACGCCAAGTTTGAAGGCGCCCTGAAAGGCACCGACAGCCGCATTCTGGTGGCTCAGGTTCCCGGTGGCATGCTGACCAACATGGAAAACCAGCTGCGTGAGCAGGGTGCTTCCGACAAGTTCGACGCTGTACTGGCCGAAATTCCGCGCGTGCGTGAAGACCTGGGCTGGATTCCGCTGGTAACCCCGACTTCGCAGATCGTGGGTACTCAGGCGGTACTGAACGTACTGAGCGGCGAGCGTTACAAGTCTATCTCCAAAGAAACTCAGGGCATCCTGAAAGGCGAATACGGTGCCGCTCCGGCTGCCATGAACGCTGAACTGCAGGCCCGTGTTCTGGATGGCAAAGAAGCCATTACCTGTCGTCCGGCTGACCTGATCGAAAACGAACTGGATAAAGTGATCGCCGACGTTGAGAAGCTGGCGGCCGAAAAAGGCTTCAAGCTGGCCACCGACAAGATCGACGACGCCCTCACTTACGCCATGTTCCCGCAGATTGCGCCGAAGTTCCTGGCCAACCGTGGCAACCCGGATGCCTTTGAGCCGGCACCGAAAGGCGACGCAGAAGACACCTACACCATCACCGTAGACGGCAACGAATACGTGGTGAAAGTGAACGAAGGCGGTGACGTTACTCAGCTGGCGGCTGTTAACGGCGCACCAACCTCACTGGGTGGTTCTGCACCAGCCGCTGGTGCTGCTCCGGTTGCTGCCGGTGGTGGTGAGCCGGTTGCTTCGCCGTTGGCGGGTAACATCTTCAAAGTGCTGGTACAGCCGGGTGATCAGGTAGCGGAAGGCGATCTGGTGCTGATTCTGGAAGCCATGAAAATGGAAACCGAAATCCGCGCTCCGAAAGCCGGTACCATTGGCAGCGTAACCGCCAAAGAGGGTACTGCCGTGAAAGTAGGCGATACCCTGTACACCATCGCTTAA
- a CDS encoding sodium ion-translocating decarboxylase subunit beta: protein MELLIKLWHDTGLYHVEPGQLVMMLVACVMLYLAIKKGFEPLLLLPIAAGTLLVNVPGAGMGWSAAEQAIRLGTDPALLDSFRTLFQLDAAATKEALLQAYYNADTVTGAKVLKLASEAGFESGMLYTFYKVTIASGIAPLLIFMGVGAMTDFGPLLANPKTLMLGAAAQFGIFGTLFGAAALSQVGLMDFTIQQAAAIGIIGGADGPTSIFVASKLAPELLGAIAVAAYSYMALVPLIQPPIMRALTSEQERKIKMTQLRTVSKAEKIVFPVAVLVLVALLLPSAAPLLGMFCFGNLMKESGVVERLSDTAQNALINIVTIFLGLSVGYKMSSDAFLNTSTISIVVLGLIAFAFGTAAGVLMAKLMNAVTKDPINPLIGSAGVSAVPMAARVSNKVGLEANPQNFLLMHAMGPNVAGVIGSAVAAGVMISYFS, encoded by the coding sequence ATGGAACTTTTGATTAAGTTATGGCATGACACCGGCCTTTACCATGTTGAACCAGGTCAGCTGGTAATGATGCTGGTCGCCTGTGTGATGTTGTATCTGGCCATTAAAAAAGGCTTCGAGCCGTTACTGCTGCTGCCGATTGCCGCCGGTACCCTGCTGGTGAACGTACCGGGTGCGGGCATGGGCTGGTCAGCGGCTGAGCAAGCCATTCGTCTGGGTACTGATCCGGCCTTGCTGGACAGCTTCCGTACGCTGTTCCAGCTGGATGCCGCTGCCACCAAAGAAGCTTTGCTGCAGGCCTATTACAATGCTGACACTGTAACCGGTGCCAAAGTGTTGAAATTGGCCAGTGAAGCAGGCTTTGAAAGTGGCATGCTCTACACCTTCTATAAGGTCACTATTGCCAGTGGTATTGCACCGCTGCTGATCTTTATGGGGGTGGGTGCCATGACCGATTTCGGTCCGCTGCTGGCGAATCCGAAAACCCTGATGCTGGGTGCAGCTGCTCAGTTTGGTATCTTCGGTACGCTGTTCGGGGCTGCTGCGTTGAGCCAGGTTGGTCTGATGGATTTCACCATCCAGCAGGCAGCTGCGATTGGTATTATCGGTGGTGCCGATGGCCCGACCTCCATTTTCGTGGCGTCAAAGCTGGCGCCGGAATTGCTGGGTGCTATTGCCGTTGCTGCGTATTCCTACATGGCGTTGGTACCGCTGATTCAGCCACCGATTATGCGTGCGCTGACCAGTGAGCAGGAACGTAAGATCAAGATGACGCAGCTGCGCACCGTATCCAAAGCCGAGAAGATCGTATTCCCGGTGGCGGTACTGGTGCTGGTAGCTCTGTTGTTGCCTTCTGCGGCCCCGCTGCTGGGTATGTTCTGCTTCGGTAACCTGATGAAGGAATCCGGTGTGGTTGAGCGTCTGAGCGATACCGCACAGAACGCCCTGATAAACATCGTAACCATTTTCCTCGGCTTGTCCGTGGGTTACAAAATGAGTTCAGATGCGTTCCTGAATACCAGTACCATTTCTATCGTGGTATTGGGTCTGATCGCCTTTGCGTTTGGTACCGCGGCCGGTGTTCTGATGGCTAAACTGATGAACGCAGTTACCAAAGATCCGATCAACCCGTTGATTGGTTCGGCCGGTGTATCGGCGGTGCCGATGGCCGCGCGGGTATCCAACAAAGTAGGCCTGGAAGCCAACCCGCAGAACTTCCTGCTGATGCACGCCATGGGCCCGAACGTGGCCGGTGTCATCGGTTCGGCAGTGGCCGCGGGTGTGATGATCTCTTACTTCAGCTGA